A single genomic interval of Mustela nigripes isolate SB6536 chromosome 7, MUSNIG.SB6536, whole genome shotgun sequence harbors:
- the INSM1 gene encoding insulinoma-associated protein 1, translated as MPRGFLVKRSKKSTPVSYRVRGGEDGDRALLLSPGCGGARASPPAPNAGPGPLLPPAERAHAALAAALACAPGPPPPPPGPRAAHFGNPEAAHPAPLYSPTRPVSREHEKHKYFERSFNLGSPVSAESFPTPAALLGGGAGAGANGTGGGGTCGGDPLLFAPAELKMGTAFSAGAEAARGPGPGPPLPPAASLRPPGKRPAPPTATAAEPPAKVAKAPGAKKPKAIRKLHFEDEVTTSPVLGLKIKEGPVEAPRGRAGGAARPLGEFICQLCKEEYADPFALAQHKCSRIVRVEYRCPECAKVFSCPANLASHRRWHKPRPAPAAARASEPEAAARAEAREATGGGSDRDTPSPGGVSESGSEDGLYECHHCAKKFRRQAYLRKHLLAHHQALQAKSAPPAPPAEDLLALYPGPEEKAPQEAAGDGEAAGVLGLSASAECHLCPVCGETFPSKGAQERHLRLLHAAQVFPCKYCPATFYSSPGLTRHINKCHPSENRQVILLQVPVRPAC; from the coding sequence ATGCCCCGCGGCTTCCTGGTGAAGCGCAGCAAGAAGTCCACGCCCGTGTCCTACCGGGTCCGCGGCGGCGAGGACGGCGACCGCGCGCTGCTGCTCTCGCCTGGCTGCGGGGGCGCCCGCGCCTCGCCCCCAGCGCCGAACGCCGGGCCGGGACCGCTGCTGCCGCCCGCCGAGCGCGCCCATGCGGCGCTCGCTGCCGCGCTCGCCTGCGCGCCgggcccgccgccgcccccgccgggCCCGCGGGCCGCGCACTTCGGCAACCCCGAGGCCGCGCACCCAGCGCCGCTCTACAGCCCCACGCGGCCGGTGAGCCGCGAGCATGAGAAGCACAAGTACTTCGAGCGCAGCTTCAACCTCGGGTCACCGGTCTCCGCAGAGTCCTTCCCCACGCCCGCCGCTCTGCTCGGAGGCGGCGCCGGCGCCGGCGCGAACGGCACGGGCGGCGGAGGCACCTGCGGCGGCGACCCGCTGCTCTTTGCGCCCGCCGAGCTCAAGATGGGCACGGCGTTCTCCGCGGGCGCCGAGGCGGCCCGCGGCCCAGGTCCTGGTCCCCCGCTGCCCCCCGCCGCCTCCCTGCGGCCCCCGGGGAAGCGGCCCGCGCCCCCCACCGCCACCGCCGCCGAGCCGCCCGCCAAGGTAGCCAAGGCCCCGGGCGCCAAGAAGCCCAAAGCCATCCGCAAGCTGCACTTCGAGGACGAGGTGACCACGTCGCCTGTGCTGGGGCTCAAGATCAAGGAGGGCCCAGTGGAGGCGccgcggggccgggcggggggcgcGGCGCGGCCGCTGGGCGAGTTCATCTGTCAGCTCTGCAAGGAGGAGTACGCCGACCCGTTCGCGCTGGCGCAGCACAAGTGCTCGCGCATTGTGCGCGTGGAGTACCGCTGCCCCGAGTGCGCCAAGGTCTTCAGCTGCCCCGCCAACCTGGCCTCACACCGCCGCTGGCACAAACCGCGGCCTGCGCCCGCTGCCGCCCGCGCGTCCGAGCCTGAAGCCGCTGCCAGGGCTGAGGCTCGGGAGGCGACAGGCGGCGGCAGCGACCGCGACACGCCGAGCCCCGGCGGCGTGTCCGAGTCGGGCTCCGAGGACGGGCTCTACGAGTGCCACCACTGCGCCAAGAAGTTCCGCCGCCAGGCCTATCTGCGCAAGCACCTGCTGGCACACCACCAGGCGCTGCAGGCCAAGAGCGCGCCGCCTGCGCCTCCGGCTGAGGACCTACTGGCCTTGTACCCTGGGCCTGAAGAAAAGGCTCCCCAGGAGGCGGCCGGCGACGGCGAGGCAGCCGGAGTGCTGGGCTTGAGCGCGTCGGCCGAGTGCCACCTGTGCCCGGTGTGCGGGGAGACGTTCCCCAGCAAGGGAGCCCAGGAGCGCCACCTGCGCCTGCTTCACGCCGCCCAGGTGTTTCCTTGCAAGTACTGCCCGGCCACCTTCTACAGCTCGCCCGGTCTCACGCGGCACATCAACAAGTGCCATCCGTCCGAGAACAGACAGGTGATCCTCCTGCAGGTCCCCGTGCGTCCGGCCTGCTAG